Genomic segment of Williamwhitmania taraxaci:
AGCGGGAGCTACCGATTTTATCCTTAAACCTTGGCAAAACGAGAAGATAATTGCCACGATCTCCTCGGCTCTAAAGTTGCGCGAATCGAAACATGAAGTTGATAATCTTAAGCAAAAGCAAAAAGAGTATACCGAGGCCATCGACAAACCTTTTGTCGATTTCATTGGAGAATCGGCGAAAATGCGAGCAGTTTTTACGGCTATTCAAAAAGTGGCCAAGACCGATGCCAACGTACTAATTCTTGGCGAGAACGGAACCGGAAAAGAGTTGGTAGCGCGCGCGCTTTACCGCAACTCTGCGCGAAAGGACGAAATATTTTTAAGCATTGACCTTGGCTCAATTAGCGAATCGCTTTTCGAAAGCGAACTATTTGGACATGAAAAAGGTGCATTTACCGACGCCAAGAAGGAAAAGCCCAGCCGATTTGAGGTAGCCCACAATGGAACCCTCTTCTTGGATGAAATTGGAAACCTCTCCCTCCCCCTTCAAGCAAAGTTACTCACCGCCATCGAGCGCAGGGAAATCACACGGGTAGGATCGAACAAACCGACTAAAGTTGATGTAAGGCTTATTTGTGCAACAAACAACGATGTCCACCAACTCGTTTCGGCAGGCCAATTCCGACAAGATTTGCTATACCGAATCAATACGGTAGAAATCCATCTCCCCCCACTTAGAGAGCGAACCGAAGATATTCCAATCCTAACAAAACACTTCCTCGCTATATATGCAAAAAAATACAAGAAGAACCTTAAAGGCATTACCGCCGATGCGCAAAAGAAACTACAGCAGTACCTTTGGCCGGGCAATGTAAGGGAATTGCAGCACGCTATTGAGCGAGCTATTATTATGTGTGAATCCGACAACCTTCAATCCGAGGATTTCTTCCTGACCGGCTCCAAGGAAAGGTGCGCGGACATCGACATGGAGACATACAACCTCGATCAAATCGAGAAAAATGTCATCACCAAAGTATTGAAGCAATACAATGGAAACATAACACAAGCCTCTACAGAGCTAGGAATTACCCGCACATCCCTTTACCGAAGAATGGAAAAATATGGTTTATAGAAATTTCCGATTTAATATTATAATTAGGATTACAATCCTTCTAATTAGCATTTTTGCGCTCGTCTACACGATGAGCAACTACAACTTTTTTATTACACCTGTAATTATAGGTGTCTTTATCTTCTTACAGATATACGCCTTGTTTAAATACGTAGACAAGACGAATCGTGATCTAGCGTCATTTCTAGAATCCATACGATTTTCGGA
This window contains:
- a CDS encoding sigma-54-dependent transcriptional regulator; translated protein: MIKKMGKILAIDDNEDILFALKLLLKPYVELVVTTSDPNEIPKLMGKESFDVMLLDMNFTQDAISGQEGFYWLDKILEIDPGAVVLFITAYGDAEKAVKAIKAGATDFILKPWQNEKIIATISSALKLRESKHEVDNLKQKQKEYTEAIDKPFVDFIGESAKMRAVFTAIQKVAKTDANVLILGENGTGKELVARALYRNSARKDEIFLSIDLGSISESLFESELFGHEKGAFTDAKKEKPSRFEVAHNGTLFLDEIGNLSLPLQAKLLTAIERREITRVGSNKPTKVDVRLICATNNDVHQLVSAGQFRQDLLYRINTVEIHLPPLRERTEDIPILTKHFLAIYAKKYKKNLKGITADAQKKLQQYLWPGNVRELQHAIERAIIMCESDNLQSEDFFLTGSKERCADIDMETYNLDQIEKNVITKVLKQYNGNITQASTELGITRTSLYRRMEKYGL